In Trichocoleus sp. FACHB-46, the sequence ACAAGTCTGTCTATCGTCAACGGAATCAGGTGGAGCGCTGTTTCAATCGCTTGAAGCAAAACCGTCGCATTGCAACGCGCTATGAGAAAAAAGCTGAAAACTACCTTGCCATGCTGACTCTAGCCTCTATCATGATGTGCCTGTAGTTTTAAAACACGCCCTAGTGAATGATGCGTAAAATGATGTGCAATAAGCGGATTTGGGCTTAGACTTAGACATTGCCCAGATTGTCAAAGCCAGTAGGTCGTCAGAAATGGCAAGATGACGCTACAAGACAGTAACTCTGTACAAAAATATTGGTGCAAAGCCCACCGTCAGCAACTTAGCGACCGCACCGCTTCC encodes:
- a CDS encoding transposase, whose translation is KSVYRQRNQVERCFNRLKQNRRIATRYEKKAENYLAMLTLASIMMCL